In one Microbacterium invictum genomic region, the following are encoded:
- a CDS encoding SMP-30/gluconolactonase/LRE family protein has protein sequence MAQVTDPHTVHGEGPVWIPALGGVAWLDMLAGDILILNADTAAVSRRHLGEVVACLRPRSRGGFIAALEDSFALYDTAGNLEAISKVVEAPGVRFNEGTCDLDGNFLCGTMAYDQATGRGDVFRMTPAAEVEKVIAGVSISNGMQFTRSHGGRYIDSPTGTIERLEIDQGRIIRTPFVHIPADFGMPDGLCMDTEGGTWVAMWGGGHVRRYDADGELDLVIEVPADQVTACTFGGPDLATLYITTSRLGLDDRGGPAGALFAADVDFCGYPPLPFAG, from the coding sequence TTGGCGCAGGTCACCGATCCGCACACGGTTCACGGCGAAGGGCCAGTGTGGATCCCCGCGCTTGGCGGTGTCGCGTGGCTGGACATGCTCGCCGGTGACATCCTGATTCTCAACGCCGATACGGCGGCCGTATCGCGTCGGCATCTCGGAGAGGTCGTGGCTTGCCTCCGCCCACGCTCCCGAGGCGGCTTCATCGCGGCGCTTGAGGATTCTTTCGCGCTCTACGATACTGCGGGCAACCTCGAGGCGATCAGCAAAGTGGTTGAGGCGCCAGGAGTGCGGTTCAACGAAGGCACGTGCGACCTAGACGGCAACTTCCTCTGCGGCACGATGGCATACGACCAGGCGACGGGTCGCGGCGACGTCTTCCGGATGACGCCTGCGGCCGAGGTGGAGAAGGTCATCGCAGGGGTCTCGATCTCGAACGGAATGCAATTCACGCGGTCGCACGGGGGACGATACATCGACTCCCCTACCGGAACGATCGAACGCCTCGAGATCGATCAGGGCAGGATCATAAGGACGCCGTTCGTGCACATCCCCGCAGATTTCGGCATGCCGGACGGGCTTTGCATGGACACAGAGGGCGGGACCTGGGTAGCCATGTGGGGCGGCGGCCACGTCCGTCGCTACGACGCTGACGGAGAACTCGATCTCGTGATCGAGGTGCCCGCAGATCAGGTGACGGCTTGCACCTTCGGGGGCCCCGACCTGGCCACGCTCTACATCACGACATCACGCCTCGGGCTGGACGACAGGGGAGGACCGGCGGGTGCGCTGTTCGCCGCCGACGTCGACTTCTGCGGCTATCCGCCTCTGCCCTTCGCCGGCTGA
- a CDS encoding FadR/GntR family transcriptional regulator, with protein sequence MAPDLAVTSKELVDELEHKILSGKYTVGEMLPSERRLSEAYSVSRSGVREALKILGERGLVTVRHGRGTFVTDPNAGAAGAAIGNALRRERITARDVIIGRMAVEKESAALAAEARTDADLELLDRIIEGMETSSAILDRVRADLAFHLALVKASHNPVFEAMFRAISGFTAEMMLRSLSDRAVAEVGVPQHRAILEAVRQRDAGEARRLVEEHMAVAIERYGPDLERSLDTVAERELQRVLGPTGSLEDIWRVADRE encoded by the coding sequence ATGGCCCCCGATCTCGCAGTCACGTCGAAGGAACTCGTCGACGAGCTGGAGCACAAAATCCTGTCCGGAAAGTACACGGTGGGGGAGATGCTTCCCTCCGAGCGACGGCTGTCCGAGGCATACTCGGTCAGTAGATCCGGGGTTCGTGAGGCGCTCAAGATCCTCGGCGAGCGAGGACTCGTCACGGTGCGTCATGGTCGCGGAACGTTCGTTACGGATCCGAACGCCGGGGCCGCGGGTGCCGCAATCGGGAACGCTCTGCGCCGCGAACGCATCACTGCCCGCGACGTCATCATCGGGCGCATGGCCGTCGAGAAAGAGTCGGCCGCCCTTGCGGCGGAGGCGCGGACGGATGCCGACCTCGAGCTCCTGGACCGGATCATCGAAGGAATGGAAACCTCCTCGGCCATCCTCGACCGCGTGCGCGCGGATCTCGCGTTCCATCTCGCATTGGTGAAGGCCTCGCATAATCCCGTCTTCGAGGCGATGTTCCGCGCGATCTCCGGGTTCACCGCGGAGATGATGCTGCGCAGCCTGTCGGACCGAGCCGTCGCCGAGGTCGGCGTGCCGCAGCACCGCGCGATCCTTGAAGCGGTCCGTCAGCGCGACGCCGGGGAAGCCCGGCGCCTTGTCGAGGAACATATGGCCGTAGCCATTGAGCGCTACGGACCTGACCTGGAGAGGTCGCTGGACACCGTTGCGGAACGCGAGCTGCAGCGCGTGCTCGGTCCGACCGGATCGCTCGAAGACATCTGGCGGGTGGCGGACCGAGAATGA
- a CDS encoding zinc-dependent alcohol dehydrogenase translates to MKAVRWHGRGDLRVDTVPVPSPADDEILLRVGWAGICGTDLEELQHGPLTIPIEPHVSSGRSAPLILGHEVVGQVALAAENGEGPLADAWVVPDVVQGCGKCWWCESHDEGLCPSLNVLGQTDDGALAEFMVAKASRCLPVPTGVDARTAALAEPLAVAVRAVDKLELRDGSTVAVLGGGTIGQLVAQVLAASNARVLLVDPVSSRRDLAANLSGAVPLAPDEFESQVLRLPPPGLDAVVECGGRDGLIDQALRAVRPGGTVVAVGLRTGSEPIDVPGLVLGERRLVGSAAHMWDTDVARALALLDELDIEPLITHEVPLADSADAFSLLSSGDPGVLKVLISAS, encoded by the coding sequence ATGAAGGCGGTGCGGTGGCACGGGCGCGGCGACCTGCGCGTGGACACCGTCCCCGTGCCTTCGCCCGCCGACGATGAGATCTTGTTGCGGGTCGGGTGGGCCGGCATTTGTGGGACCGATCTCGAAGAACTTCAACATGGCCCGCTCACCATCCCCATCGAGCCGCACGTCTCGAGTGGCCGCTCAGCGCCTCTGATCCTCGGTCACGAGGTCGTCGGGCAAGTGGCCCTCGCCGCGGAGAACGGAGAGGGTCCGCTTGCCGACGCCTGGGTTGTGCCCGATGTCGTTCAGGGCTGCGGAAAGTGCTGGTGGTGCGAGTCACACGACGAGGGACTCTGCCCTTCGCTGAACGTGCTTGGCCAGACGGACGATGGGGCGCTGGCGGAGTTCATGGTCGCCAAAGCATCCCGTTGCCTCCCGGTGCCCACTGGTGTCGACGCACGCACCGCTGCCCTCGCCGAGCCGCTCGCGGTCGCCGTCCGCGCCGTCGACAAGCTAGAACTGCGTGACGGTTCGACGGTCGCCGTCCTCGGCGGGGGAACTATCGGTCAGCTGGTTGCTCAAGTCCTCGCGGCGTCGAACGCGCGGGTGCTGCTCGTCGACCCCGTTTCCTCGCGACGCGACTTGGCTGCGAACCTCTCGGGTGCGGTCCCTCTGGCACCGGATGAGTTCGAGAGCCAGGTCCTTCGCCTGCCGCCCCCAGGGCTGGACGCCGTCGTCGAGTGCGGCGGTCGGGACGGATTGATCGATCAGGCCCTCAGGGCTGTTCGCCCCGGCGGGACTGTCGTCGCGGTCGGATTGCGAACCGGCTCCGAGCCGATCGATGTTCCCGGCCTCGTGCTGGGGGAGCGCAGACTCGTGGGCAGTGCTGCCCATATGTGGGACACCGACGTCGCGCGTGCGCTGGCATTGCTGGATGAGCTCGACATCGAGCCGCTGATCACGCATGAGGTGCCGCTCGCGGACAGTGCTGACGCGTTCTCGCTTCTCTCGTCGGGGGATCCCGGAGTGCTGAAAGTGCTCATCTCAGCCAGCTGA
- a CDS encoding cellulase-like family protein, giving the protein MPALLSTPHSLAIAMWDFSWLERRWEGGGYEDWSAALDGLVARGYDVVRIDAYPHLIWDGAERYTLKPVWDQHPWGSPHPIDVDPSSDLLEFIALAREKGLLVSLSSWYREDSADVRRRLRTPEDLASVWLATLAHIESAGLLDAVWFVDLGNEWPQPMWAPFLYQQGDDAASLDRTSAEYQRWTDTALGIVAARYPAMPLCFSFIDQMDTWARQDVSAFGLLELHIWMVQGEDPSFYESLGYDIVAASFDPDQYQVLTAAPALYRSDPELWRKQLDAAIDRAAQWSKAASLPLVTTESWATICWKDGEGLDWEWVKELCEHGVRRALETGRWAALSTSNFCGPQFRGMWDDTEWHQALTRAIHSVTPEI; this is encoded by the coding sequence ATGCCCGCCCTCCTTTCCACCCCTCACTCGCTGGCGATAGCGATGTGGGACTTCTCGTGGCTCGAACGGCGCTGGGAAGGCGGCGGATACGAGGACTGGTCTGCCGCTCTGGACGGACTGGTGGCTCGGGGGTACGACGTCGTGCGTATCGACGCCTACCCCCACCTCATCTGGGACGGTGCGGAGCGATACACGCTCAAGCCCGTGTGGGATCAGCACCCCTGGGGAAGTCCGCACCCCATCGACGTCGACCCGTCGAGCGATCTCCTCGAGTTCATCGCGCTGGCCCGAGAGAAGGGTCTACTTGTGTCGCTGTCCAGCTGGTACCGAGAGGACTCGGCGGATGTCCGGCGGAGGCTGCGCACGCCGGAAGACCTGGCCTCGGTATGGCTCGCCACACTCGCACACATCGAGAGCGCCGGTCTGCTCGACGCCGTGTGGTTCGTCGACCTCGGCAACGAGTGGCCCCAGCCGATGTGGGCCCCCTTCTTGTATCAGCAGGGCGACGATGCTGCGTCTCTCGATCGCACCTCTGCCGAGTACCAGCGCTGGACCGACACAGCACTCGGTATCGTCGCGGCACGGTACCCGGCAATGCCGTTGTGCTTCTCCTTCATCGATCAGATGGACACGTGGGCGCGCCAGGACGTCAGCGCGTTCGGCCTGCTCGAGCTGCACATCTGGATGGTTCAGGGGGAGGATCCGAGCTTTTACGAATCGCTGGGGTACGACATCGTCGCCGCCAGCTTCGACCCCGATCAGTATCAGGTCCTGACGGCGGCCCCCGCGCTGTACCGGAGCGATCCCGAACTGTGGAGGAAGCAGCTCGACGCGGCAATAGACCGTGCGGCGCAGTGGTCGAAGGCTGCCTCACTTCCCCTGGTCACCACGGAGTCGTGGGCGACGATCTGCTGGAAAGACGGCGAAGGTCTCGACTGGGAATGGGTGAAGGAACTCTGCGAGCACGGCGTCAGGCGCGCCCTCGAGACCGGTCGGTGGGCAGCCCTGTCCACAAGCAACTTCTGCGGACCACAATTCCGCGGCATGTGGGATGACACGGAGTGGCACCAAGCGCTGACCCGCGCCATCCACTCGGTGACACCCGAAATCTGA
- a CDS encoding ABC transporter substrate-binding protein yields the protein MRTRSKSILIVGALSAAGMLAVTGCAPGGQTTGAAAEADSDGKITVWTAIAGAQLEEMESFASEFETEHDVEVEIVSADDAAIKQKVQAATASGDFPDVVQYFGGSFMQPLVDANAFLPLDDYVAEDAEWEEQMVDNWAENYTFDGKVYAVPFESPLVQLFYNTEIFDEVGIDVPETFDDLLADVATLKEAGYVPITVDGQSGWPMQQWFAYLVMRNGGTQAVFDAVAGELPWDDEVFLKSAEQLKQLIDAGAFQEGFLGEDDPAALAQYTSGRAAMRLSGSWMMNQLVSGDDPTLIDRTDYTAFPTVAGGVGAATDVQGGPNGSLAIARLSPDADLSWEFIKGFTSNEVATRVAENSLSLVPNEVEISGDQPAVFSKMVAELPTYTGFNIFWNEILSPELNTEFTNLQNALVAGQITPQEMVTQLQAYAEDQQ from the coding sequence ATGAGAACGAGAAGCAAGTCGATCCTCATCGTCGGCGCCCTCTCTGCGGCCGGCATGTTGGCCGTTACGGGCTGCGCGCCCGGCGGCCAGACAACCGGCGCGGCGGCGGAGGCGGACAGCGACGGAAAGATCACCGTCTGGACGGCGATCGCAGGCGCGCAGCTCGAGGAGATGGAGTCGTTCGCGAGCGAGTTCGAGACCGAGCACGACGTCGAGGTCGAGATCGTCTCCGCCGATGACGCCGCGATCAAGCAGAAGGTCCAGGCCGCAACCGCTTCCGGTGACTTCCCGGACGTCGTCCAGTACTTCGGCGGAAGCTTTATGCAGCCCCTCGTGGACGCGAACGCGTTCCTCCCGCTCGACGACTACGTCGCCGAGGACGCGGAGTGGGAGGAGCAGATGGTCGACAACTGGGCGGAGAACTACACCTTCGACGGGAAAGTGTACGCCGTTCCCTTCGAGTCGCCGCTCGTCCAGCTGTTCTACAACACCGAGATCTTCGATGAGGTGGGCATCGATGTCCCCGAGACTTTCGACGACCTGCTCGCCGACGTCGCTACGCTCAAGGAAGCCGGCTATGTGCCGATCACGGTCGATGGGCAGAGCGGCTGGCCCATGCAGCAGTGGTTCGCGTATCTCGTGATGCGAAACGGCGGCACGCAAGCCGTGTTCGACGCGGTTGCCGGTGAGCTTCCGTGGGATGACGAAGTGTTCTTGAAGTCGGCCGAGCAGCTGAAGCAGCTCATCGACGCGGGTGCCTTCCAGGAGGGCTTCCTCGGGGAAGATGACCCGGCCGCACTGGCGCAGTACACCTCCGGCCGGGCAGCGATGAGGCTCAGCGGGTCGTGGATGATGAATCAGCTGGTCAGCGGCGACGACCCCACGCTCATCGACCGCACAGACTACACCGCATTCCCCACCGTCGCCGGTGGCGTCGGTGCGGCGACAGACGTGCAGGGCGGCCCGAACGGGAGCCTCGCGATCGCACGCCTCTCTCCCGACGCGGACCTCTCCTGGGAGTTCATCAAGGGCTTCACCAGCAACGAGGTCGCCACGCGCGTGGCTGAGAACTCGCTCAGCCTCGTGCCCAACGAGGTAGAGATCAGCGGGGATCAGCCTGCCGTGTTCTCCAAGATGGTTGCCGAGCTGCCGACCTACACCGGCTTCAACATCTTCTGGAATGAGATCCTCTCGCCGGAGCTGAACACGGAGTTCACGAACCTGCAGAACGCACTGGTCGCCGGTCAGATCACGCCGCAGGAAATGGTCACCCAACTCCAGGCCTACGCCGAGGACCAGCAGTAG
- a CDS encoding sugar ABC transporter permease encodes MTRNLRRWSLVFLIPGLALYLYVVIVPSAQVVNYGFYEWSPGQASTFVGLGNYVAMFQDQAFLDALGHTFVLLIGALIIQIPLGFFFAVLLQRSLWGRGFFQTVYFIPVILSSAVIAVLWRQVYANDFGLLNTILRAVGLDSLTRAWLGDTETALNAVVVVVGWQYVGLYMLIFLSAMQRIPPIIYEAGALDGATGWKQLRHLTMPMLFDTFKLSLILVATGAVQYFNLILAMTAGGPANSSSVLASYMFEKAFDESRLGFASAVATVMLVLNLIIAVGLQRAFRREPLELG; translated from the coding sequence ATGACCCGCAATCTCCGCCGATGGTCGCTGGTGTTCCTTATCCCGGGACTGGCCCTCTACCTGTACGTCGTCATCGTCCCTTCTGCACAGGTCGTCAACTACGGCTTCTACGAGTGGAGCCCCGGACAGGCCTCGACCTTCGTGGGACTCGGCAACTACGTCGCCATGTTCCAGGACCAGGCGTTTCTGGACGCACTCGGTCACACCTTCGTCCTGCTCATCGGCGCGCTGATCATCCAGATCCCCCTCGGGTTCTTCTTCGCCGTGCTGCTGCAGCGAAGCCTGTGGGGGCGCGGGTTCTTCCAGACCGTCTACTTCATCCCGGTCATTCTCTCCAGCGCCGTCATCGCGGTGCTGTGGCGACAGGTGTACGCGAATGACTTCGGCCTGCTCAACACCATTCTCCGGGCGGTCGGTCTCGACTCGCTCACGCGTGCCTGGCTCGGAGACACCGAGACGGCGCTCAACGCTGTCGTCGTTGTCGTGGGCTGGCAGTACGTCGGCCTGTACATGCTGATCTTCCTCTCAGCCATGCAGCGCATTCCGCCCATCATTTATGAGGCCGGCGCCCTGGACGGCGCGACCGGGTGGAAGCAGTTGCGCCATCTGACGATGCCGATGCTCTTCGACACCTTCAAACTGTCGCTCATTCTGGTCGCCACGGGCGCCGTGCAGTACTTCAACCTCATTCTCGCCATGACCGCGGGCGGCCCCGCGAACTCGTCCTCGGTGCTGGCGTCCTACATGTTCGAGAAGGCGTTCGATGAGTCGCGCCTCGGATTCGCATCCGCAGTGGCCACCGTCATGCTCGTCCTCAACCTCATCATCGCCGTCGGCCTCCAGCGAGCGTTCCGGCGTGAACCCTTGGAGCTGGGATGA
- a CDS encoding carbohydrate ABC transporter permease, which produces MTDTQVRLPQDVDLDNTDPTTRRRARPSLLNIVLFIIMCFWGLLTFGPLLWMLANSLRSSEQIVTQPIGPPDLSKITNYAEAWEQADLGTSLVNSLIVSVGAVILSGLCALLIGFALSRGGLPFSNVLLTFFMVGLLIPALSSLLPLLLQLQASGLTSTRTGLIIAYAGGQLSLGVFLFKIAFDAIPKEYIEAALLDGAGVPRILWSIMMPMVRPTIATFAILAFIAVYNDFVFTLVLNNDPALYTLPVSLLQFSSVYGTRYDLIFASVAIATIPPLIGYILLRKQVQSSMAAGGRTG; this is translated from the coding sequence ATGACCGACACCCAAGTACGGCTGCCGCAGGACGTCGACCTCGACAACACGGATCCGACCACCCGCCGCCGAGCCCGGCCGTCGCTGCTGAACATCGTCTTGTTCATCATCATGTGTTTCTGGGGTCTCCTGACCTTCGGGCCACTGCTGTGGATGCTGGCGAACAGCCTGCGCTCGTCCGAACAGATCGTCACGCAGCCCATCGGGCCGCCAGACCTCTCGAAGATCACGAACTACGCGGAGGCGTGGGAACAGGCCGATTTGGGCACCTCGCTGGTGAACTCGCTCATCGTCAGCGTCGGCGCGGTGATCCTCTCCGGGCTGTGCGCGCTGCTGATCGGGTTCGCCCTCAGCCGCGGTGGGCTCCCCTTCAGCAATGTGCTGCTGACGTTCTTCATGGTCGGACTCCTCATTCCTGCGCTCAGCTCGCTCCTCCCGCTGCTGCTGCAGCTGCAGGCGTCGGGCCTGACGAGCACGAGAACCGGCCTGATCATCGCGTACGCCGGGGGGCAGCTGTCGCTCGGTGTCTTCCTCTTCAAGATCGCTTTCGACGCCATCCCGAAGGAGTACATCGAGGCGGCTCTTCTCGATGGCGCCGGAGTTCCTCGCATCCTGTGGTCGATCATGATGCCGATGGTTCGCCCGACGATCGCGACCTTCGCGATCCTCGCGTTCATCGCTGTCTACAACGACTTCGTCTTCACCCTCGTGCTCAACAACGATCCGGCGCTCTACACCCTCCCGGTTTCGCTGCTGCAGTTCAGCTCTGTCTACGGCACGCGATATGACCTGATCTTCGCCTCCGTGGCGATCGCCACCATCCCGCCGCTCATCGGTTACATCCTGCTGCGCAAGCAGGTGCAGTCCAGCATGGCTGCGGGCGGAAGGACCGGCTGA
- a CDS encoding mandelate racemase/muconate lactonizing enzyme family protein codes for MVKLRTEDGLEGLGEAFFHAATVETYLHSTVAPLVLALDDPNPESVGRALTPYVGFQGGGIENRARGAVDIALWDLLGKRTGQPVAALLGGPVQDRIRIYNTCAGSGYVGDTSQQNSANWGLERSGKFEDLQAFLERPRALAKDLLAEGITAMKIWPFDRGAERHGGNVISPEDLARGIWVLDEIRSEVGDAMDIMVELHGMWNVASAVKIVQSIEKFHPYWVEDPVRADMPQGLRAVREATSIPIATGETVVGARGFLPLLLADGLDVATVDVQWTGGLTEARKVATLADAFGRAFAPHDCTGPITLAACAHLVMSQPNGLIQETVRAFVRGWYAEVVTRGPAIHGDLMTLTADPGLGVELAESFTRRADVVHRSTETTSRGHRALRTV; via the coding sequence GTGGTCAAGCTCCGCACGGAGGACGGACTGGAAGGCCTCGGCGAGGCGTTCTTCCACGCTGCCACCGTGGAGACGTACCTTCACAGCACCGTCGCTCCGCTGGTGCTCGCCCTGGATGATCCCAACCCGGAGAGTGTGGGCCGCGCCCTCACCCCGTACGTGGGATTCCAGGGCGGCGGGATCGAGAATCGCGCACGGGGCGCGGTCGATATCGCGCTGTGGGACCTGCTGGGCAAACGCACTGGTCAGCCGGTGGCGGCGCTGCTGGGTGGGCCTGTCCAGGATCGGATCCGGATCTACAACACCTGCGCCGGGAGCGGCTACGTCGGCGACACCTCACAGCAGAACTCCGCCAACTGGGGCCTCGAGAGATCAGGGAAGTTCGAGGATCTCCAGGCATTCCTGGAGCGCCCCCGCGCCCTGGCGAAGGACCTTCTCGCCGAAGGAATCACGGCGATGAAGATCTGGCCGTTCGACCGTGGCGCCGAGCGCCACGGCGGGAACGTCATCAGCCCCGAGGACCTCGCGCGCGGAATATGGGTGCTCGACGAGATTCGTTCCGAAGTCGGGGACGCGATGGACATCATGGTCGAGCTGCACGGAATGTGGAATGTCGCGTCCGCGGTCAAGATCGTCCAATCGATTGAGAAGTTCCATCCCTATTGGGTCGAGGACCCCGTACGCGCAGACATGCCGCAAGGCCTCCGTGCCGTGCGAGAGGCCACCTCAATTCCCATCGCCACTGGCGAGACGGTCGTGGGCGCGCGCGGCTTTCTTCCCCTGCTCCTGGCTGACGGCTTGGATGTCGCAACCGTCGACGTCCAATGGACGGGAGGTCTCACGGAAGCGCGCAAGGTGGCCACGCTGGCCGACGCCTTCGGCCGCGCATTCGCGCCCCACGACTGCACCGGTCCCATCACCCTGGCGGCGTGCGCGCACCTCGTCATGAGCCAGCCGAACGGACTCATCCAAGAGACTGTGCGGGCGTTCGTACGCGGATGGTACGCCGAGGTGGTAACACGCGGCCCCGCCATACATGGCGACCTGATGACCTTGACCGCCGACCCTGGTTTGGGCGTCGAGCTGGCCGAGTCATTCACTCGACGGGCCGACGTCGTCCATCGCTCCACCGAGACCACTTCGAGAGGACATCGTGCACTTCGTACGGTATGA
- a CDS encoding fumarylacetoacetate hydrolase family protein has product MDARVEESDDQDVYQRVYEADRPELFFKANAWRTVTDGQLAGIRTDSDSDVPEPELAIALNQHGEIVGYLVCNDMTARAIESQNPIYLPQAKMYAGSCVLSAGIRPAWEVESSALVIDMQIARGDQHVFAGSTSTAQMHRRFDDLIRWLFAAEHFPYGVVLSTGTGIVPPLDFTLQEGDVITIDIPGVGSLRNTVARGPAPFLARQR; this is encoded by the coding sequence ATGGACGCGCGCGTCGAGGAATCGGACGACCAGGACGTCTACCAGCGCGTCTACGAGGCGGACCGTCCCGAGCTCTTCTTCAAAGCCAACGCTTGGCGCACCGTCACGGACGGCCAGCTCGCGGGCATCAGAACCGACTCAGACTCCGACGTACCGGAACCGGAGTTGGCCATCGCGCTGAATCAGCACGGGGAGATCGTCGGCTACCTCGTGTGCAACGACATGACCGCGCGAGCAATCGAGTCGCAGAACCCCATCTACTTGCCGCAGGCGAAGATGTACGCCGGCTCATGCGTTCTCTCGGCGGGGATCCGTCCGGCCTGGGAAGTCGAGTCGAGCGCCCTGGTCATCGACATGCAGATCGCACGCGGCGACCAGCACGTGTTTGCCGGCAGCACGTCTACCGCGCAGATGCACCGTCGGTTCGACGACCTCATCCGCTGGCTCTTCGCGGCTGAGCATTTCCCGTACGGCGTCGTGCTGTCCACCGGCACGGGCATCGTTCCGCCGCTCGACTTCACCCTCCAGGAGGGAGACGTCATCACCATCGACATTCCCGGGGTCGGATCCTTGCGCAACACCGTCGCACGAGGACCAGCTCCTTTCCTCGCCCGCCAGCGATAG
- a CDS encoding aldehyde dehydrogenase (NADP(+)): MNSATDLVPSIDPRSGAVRQHFPATDPHEIAEYVQRAQASARWLVDLGRVGRADLLDDFAAELERRESAILEIGDAETALGVPRLRGELARTCFQLRFQGEVAREGSYLGASIEHAGVTALGPRPDIRLTRAPVGPVAVFSASNFPLAFSVAGGDTASAIAAGCPVIVKGHSAHPALSVEVASAMKAVLDRRGAPAGVLQLALGRSAGRALVTDPGIAAVGFTGSVEGGRALFDLAGSRERPIPFFGELGSVNPFVVTARAAQEKADEIATGLCASLTGSVGQLCTRPGVVFLPDDDGGRALFSRLVRLLEEVPPAYMLTEAMASSFRTRTVAMAELEPLTTLHGEIGPGPTVRPAIIETAISALMSEDTALLREEVFGPFAQVCFYSSTDEVRRALRTLPDALTGTVFSGSSDDGLKPIVEAMESRSGRVIFDGFPTGVAVTWGMHHGGSYPASTSAFTSVGAAAIQRWLRPIAYQNAPEEILPEELRDRGVVVIPTRIDGVLVTPPR; encoded by the coding sequence ATGAATTCTGCAACAGACCTCGTCCCGTCGATCGATCCGCGTTCCGGCGCGGTGCGCCAGCACTTCCCCGCCACCGATCCGCATGAGATCGCGGAGTATGTGCAGCGTGCTCAAGCGAGCGCGCGATGGCTCGTTGACCTCGGCCGCGTGGGCAGGGCGGACCTTCTCGACGATTTTGCGGCGGAACTTGAGAGGCGTGAATCCGCCATCCTCGAAATCGGCGATGCGGAGACGGCTCTCGGCGTGCCGCGTCTGCGAGGCGAGCTTGCCCGAACCTGCTTTCAGCTGCGCTTCCAAGGCGAAGTGGCGCGAGAAGGCAGCTACCTGGGGGCGTCGATCGAGCACGCGGGGGTGACAGCACTTGGACCGCGCCCGGACATCCGGCTCACTCGGGCGCCGGTCGGCCCCGTGGCGGTCTTCTCCGCAAGCAACTTCCCCCTCGCGTTCAGCGTCGCCGGTGGCGACACGGCCTCCGCGATCGCTGCCGGCTGCCCGGTGATCGTGAAGGGCCATTCCGCGCATCCGGCACTGTCCGTCGAGGTCGCGTCTGCGATGAAGGCGGTGCTCGATCGCCGGGGCGCCCCCGCCGGTGTGCTCCAGCTCGCCCTGGGACGCAGTGCGGGCCGAGCCCTGGTGACTGATCCCGGGATCGCGGCCGTAGGATTCACCGGCTCGGTGGAGGGTGGGCGAGCGCTGTTCGACCTGGCGGGCAGCCGAGAGCGGCCGATCCCGTTCTTCGGCGAGCTGGGCAGCGTCAACCCGTTCGTCGTGACCGCGAGAGCGGCGCAAGAGAAGGCGGATGAGATCGCGACTGGACTCTGCGCCTCCCTCACGGGATCAGTGGGCCAGCTCTGCACTCGCCCCGGAGTCGTATTCCTGCCCGATGACGACGGCGGCAGGGCCCTCTTCAGTCGACTGGTGCGACTTCTCGAGGAGGTGCCGCCCGCGTACATGCTCACCGAAGCGATGGCGTCGAGTTTCCGCACGCGCACCGTCGCGATGGCGGAGCTGGAGCCGCTGACTACTCTGCACGGTGAGATCGGGCCGGGGCCGACCGTACGTCCGGCGATCATCGAGACCGCGATCTCTGCATTGATGAGCGAGGACACCGCCCTTCTTCGAGAAGAGGTGTTCGGGCCATTCGCGCAGGTCTGCTTCTACTCCTCGACGGATGAGGTGCGGAGAGCATTGAGGACGCTCCCAGACGCGCTGACTGGGACCGTGTTCTCCGGCAGTTCCGACGATGGTCTGAAGCCGATCGTCGAGGCCATGGAGAGCCGCTCGGGCAGGGTCATATTCGACGGGTTCCCGACCGGCGTCGCCGTCACATGGGGCATGCACCACGGCGGTTCCTACCCCGCCAGCACCAGCGCATTCACTTCTGTCGGCGCGGCTGCCATCCAGCGTTGGCTGCGGCCGATCGCCTACCAGAACGCCCCGGAAGAGATCCTTCCCGAGGAACTGCGAGATCGCGGCGTCGTCGTCATTCCCACTCGCATCGACGGTGTGCTCGTGACACCCCCGCGCTGA